In the Arthrobacter sp. CDRTa11 genome, AACAGCTGGGGTCCCTTGGACACGAACAACGCGACAGGCTGGAACTTCCGGATTTCGGTTCCTGCCACTGGCTCGGAACCCACCACCAGCCCGGACGGGACGTCGTCATGGAAGACGTCGCTGGTCCGTGACTGGAAGCCCGCCTCGCTGAGCAGTTGCTGGGCCTGGGCCACCGTTTTGTTGGCCACCTGCGGAACGGTTCCCGGGGAGCCGGGGCCCATGCCGAAGAACCAGCCGGCCCCGGTAGCCAGAAGGGCGGCAATGATGAGGATGACTGCCCAGAGGACACCCCGGCGTCGCGGATTGCCTTCCCGCAGGGTCTTCAGCGGCGTGGCGGCCGCCCGGGACCTGGCTTTCTCATCCTCCCTGTCGGCTTTGCGCTGGGCGCGCTTACTCAGCGGGACCGGCGTCTGGGGAGTTAATGGTCCGTAGTCCGCAGGAGGCCTCTGTGGCGGAGGCATTGTGGAATAGACCGAGGTGGCTGGGGAGTCCGCGGCGTACTGTGGCTGGGGCCGGCCAAACGGCGACATCACCGCCGTGGGGTTGCTGTTGCGGGTGATGATTTCGGTAGGGTGTTGCTGGCCGGGGCCGATGGCCGCCGGCGGCTGGAGGTCAAGCTCGGAGTCTGTGAGGTTGGTCCGGATATGGCGGAGCTCCTGGAGCAGCGCATTGCCGTCCACAGGGCGGTTCTCCGGATCATTGGCTGTGCACCACTGCACCAGTTCATCCACTTCGGCTGCCAGGCCAGGCACCAGGGCGGAGGGCGGTCCCACCGTGCCGTTTACGTGCTGGTAGGCAACCTGGATGGGTACGTCGCCGTCGAACGGCTGCTGGCCCGTGAGCATCTCGTAGAGCATGATCCCCACGGAATAGATGTCGCTGCGGGCGTCAGCCTGCTTCCCGAGCACCAGTTCGGGGGAGAGGTAGGCGACGGTGCCGATCAGGGCGCCGGTGCTCGTGGAGGTAGTGACCGCGCGCGCCAGGCCGAAATCGCCAATCTTGATCCGCCCGTCGTCGGCGATCAGGACGTTTTCAGGCTTGACGTCCCGATGGATCATCCCGGCGGCATGCGCGGCTCCAAGCCCCTCCACCACGGGATCGATGAGCGCGAGGGCAAGCCGGGGCGGGAGTGCACCCTTGGCATTGATGACGTCCCGGAGCGTGTGGCCCTTGATGTATTCCATGACGAGGTAGGCAGTCTGACCGTCGTTTCCCTGGTCGAGGACGCTCACAACGTGGGCATGCGAGAGCCTCGCCGCAGACTTCGCCTCACGTCCCAGCCTGCCAAGGAAGGTGTCGTCTTCGGCCAGGTGCGGGTGCAGTACTTTGAGCGCCACGTCCCGTTCCAGCCGCTGGTCCGTGGCCAGGTAAACGGTGGACATACCCCCGCGCGCCAGCTTGGACTGGACGGCGTAGCGGTTATCCACCAGCGTTCCAACAAGTCGGTCAGACACGTATTCCTGCACCCTACGATCCTAATCCCGCAAGGAAACGGGTCCGAACCGCCATGGGATCCGGACCCGTATCGTTACGCCTTGGACGGTTCCCGGCGATGCCCCGGCGTGGGTGCTGAAGGCTCAGCCGAAGTTCTTCTGGTGGGCCTTGATGGCCGCCACGTAGGCCTTCGTGTCGTCGTACATTCCGTACTTGCTCACGGAGTACTGGCCCTGGTAGTAGCCGGCGATCGCGGTGTCCATGTCCTTGCTTGTGGCGATCAGGCGGCTGATGATTGCCAC is a window encoding:
- the pknB gene encoding Stk1 family PASTA domain-containing Ser/Thr kinase; the encoded protein is MQEYVSDRLVGTLVDNRYAVQSKLARGGMSTVYLATDQRLERDVALKVLHPHLAEDDTFLGRLGREAKSAARLSHAHVVSVLDQGNDGQTAYLVMEYIKGHTLRDVINAKGALPPRLALALIDPVVEGLGAAHAAGMIHRDVKPENVLIADDGRIKIGDFGLARAVTTSTSTGALIGTVAYLSPELVLGKQADARSDIYSVGIMLYEMLTGQQPFDGDVPIQVAYQHVNGTVGPPSALVPGLAAEVDELVQWCTANDPENRPVDGNALLQELRHIRTNLTDSELDLQPPAAIGPGQQHPTEIITRNSNPTAVMSPFGRPQPQYAADSPATSVYSTMPPPQRPPADYGPLTPQTPVPLSKRAQRKADREDEKARSRAAATPLKTLREGNPRRRGVLWAVILIIAALLATGAGWFFGMGPGSPGTVPQVANKTVAQAQQLLSEAGFQSRTSDVFHDDVPSGLVVGSEPVAGTEIRKFQPVALFVSKGPQLFDLPNLTAKTLDQAKEELNQAEMALGTVVEQFDEAVAAGVVLAQDPAPGTPSRHGTPVSLTVSKGPQPIPVPAVVGEAAEDAVAAIEAAGLKAVIAPQEVNDRNVPKGAVASQSPASGTLTRGGTVTLTVSKGPKLVKVPSYIGKQADDAREALEELGFEVRVNEILGGFFGTVRSQDPVNTEVPEGSVITLTVV